CATCCACCTCAAAGGATTAACTTCCGGAGAGTACTTCCTAAGTATTTATGATGACAAAAATTCTTTGATAGAAAGTAAAAAGTTTATTGTTAGATAATTTCTTTTAAATAGTTAGTTTATAAACCTTCAAATACCTTAACTTTATTTGAAGGTTTTATTTTTATAACCTGATATCCTATGAATTATTTAGCACATTCTTTTCTCTCTTTTACAGATCAGCAAATTGTCGGACAGTTTCTCGAAGATTTCATCAGAAACAAAGAGCGGTTCTCATTTCCAAAAGAAATTCAGGATGGGATTACCTTACACAGAGCTATTGATACTTTTACAGACTCCCATCCGGCTATTCATGAAGCTAAAAAAATATTCAGCCCTTTGGTAAGACTATATGCAGGAGCATTTGTAGATGTATCTATGGATCATTTTCTGGCTAATGACTTCAGTCTTAATTCACTGCAAGGCTGGAAAAACCATTCCCTCCGGGTTTACAAGGCTCTTAATGAAAATCAAGAATGGCTTCCTGAAAATTTTAAGAGAATGTTAGTAAAGATGGAAACAGAGGATTGGCTATATAATTACAGAGAAGATTGGGGAATAAAATTCAGTATTCAAAATGTTCTTAACAAAGCACAATATCTGGAGAAAGATATTCCTGTATTCGAAGCATTTTTAAAAAATAAAGATCTTCTTCAGGAATGTTACAATAATTTTTTTCCGGATTTACTTGAGCATACAAGAGGAATCAATGCTCTTTTACAAATAGACAATTAACCCTTAAAATAAAAAAGCACTTACGTGAGTAAGCGCTTAATAATCTTCTGTATTTCGCTAAAAATAATTTGATATGAAGATTATATTTTAATTAGTCAATTTTATTGCCAAAATGTTACAAACAAACATTTGTTAGTTACAAAATAAAAACATTTATCCCATTTATGCAAAGAAAAACTAATATTGAAATCTATACAAAAAAGCACTTACCATTAAGATAAGCGCTATATATATGTCGAATTTGTGTTGTTAGAATTTTTTGTGCCTGATCCTATCCGGAGTTTGTGGGAACTATTTCTCCAAATAGCAATAAAATAAAAATATAATGTTCTGTTTTACTATTTCCAATTTTTATAATTACGTTGAATCCATCGATAGCCCAATTGTGTCATTTGGAGGATTACCTATTTTCAGAATCCGGGTTAAATAATTTTTTGCTTCATCTGCATAAAAAACACCTGATGTCTTTATTGTATTAACCCCTACTTGTTCTTTAATTAAAGTACATGTGGGATAAAAATGCAAGAAAAAATTACTTTCTTTATTTTCCATATGCAATATTGTTATTTCTAACAACTAAGAATTAATACAATTTTTAAAACTTCTTTAAATCCAATACAAAATATATAATATATATAATTTTATAAAAAATTAACATATCTAAACCCTATCAAATATAAAAAAAATTATTTAATAAACACACATAAAGATCAAATATTAAAAAATATTAATAATATTAATTAGTCACTATTAATAGATTTAACAAAATATAGAAAATCCTTAATTTGCAAATATTTAAGACCTTTAAATATCTAAAATAAATGTTAAAAAAATAAAAATCCTTTATTTTAATATTTCTCAAATATATAAATTTAATATTTATCACGCAATGGTGTATTAATTTTCATCAAAAAAGAATATTATTAGAAAAAATACACATGTACAATTACATATACACTTGAAAGCGCATTAAATACATTATTGGAACTGTTGATACAGATATCGATTGGGATAGGATAATTTTTCACTTTTCCTTTTCCCATTCAAAATAATATGGACAATGTTGATCTGATCATCAAACAGATTATACAAAAAACTAACTGCAGCTTCAACTTTCTTAGGCATATTAACAGATTCCGTTTCCAAAAAAATATTCACAGATTCATTATCCTCTTCATATCCCAGATAATTTACCCTTAAGAACTTACCGTCGGACTTTAGTTTCAGATATTCTGCACTATAATTTTTTAAAGCGTCATCCAACTGAACCTTATACTTCGGATCATTAAAGTGGAAAGACTTGTTGTATTTTTTACCTAGGGCATTTTCCAGATCATCCAGAAAAAAACGCCCGGTAACCTCGAATGTCTTTGATTTTGTATTATAATTGATTTCAACGGAACCTACATGATAGGGATGCTTTATAATAGTAAAAGAATACAAAAAAACAAGAGGAATAAACAGTATCCACAAACCTTTCATAAAAACAGACTTAATTATTTTTCGAAATTAATCATTATTTTCGTACGTTTTACAGTACATTATATCATGCAGGACTTTTTATTCTATTTAAAACTTGGTTGGGAACATATCATTTCTTTAGATGCGCTTGATCACCAACTTTTTGTTTTAGCTTTAATTGCGGTTTATTCTTATAAGGATCTCAAGAAAATTCTAATCCTGGTGACAGCATTCACAATAGGTCATTCCATAACATTAGCATTAAGTATCCTTGATATAGTAAGAGTGCCTTCAAATTGGGTAGAGTTTTTAATTCCGCTAACAATAGTCCTTACAGCATTAGGTAATATTATTATGAAGAATAAAAAGCAGGCCCTGGACAAAACAAATTATTACCTGGCTTTATTTTTCGGACTTATTCACGGAATGGGATTTGCCAATACTGCAAGAGTGATGATTGCAAAAAGCCAGAGTATTGCGATTCCTCTTTTAGGATTTAATATTGGTTTGGAAGTAGGACAGATTGTAATTGTTTGTGCTATTTTAATCTTGCTGTTTATTGCATTAACATTATTCAAAATTAATAGAAAAGATTGGATACTCTTTATATCGTCCGGTGTTTTTGCCCTGGCATTAAAAATGACAATAGAAAGAATTCCATTTTAAGACTTATTGATTGATATTTTTTCAAGTAGTTATTGTTATATTTGAAAATTATTAAATCATTTCGGTCATGAGACTAAAAGTAACCCTACTTTCTGTATTCACATTTGCAGGTTTAGCAGCCCAAAATATTCAAAATAACCCGGGAAGTAATCACGGAAATAAGTTTGAACAATTAGGAACCATTTTACCTACTCCAAATATTTATAGAACTGCTTCCGGATCTCCGGGACATGGTTACTGGCAAAACAGAGCAGATTATAATATTTCCGCCTATCTGGACGAGGATAAAAGAAACCTGAAGGGCTCCGAAACGATTACTTATTATAACAATTCTCCTGACGACTTAGATTATATATGGTTACAATTGGATGAGAACGAGGCATCAAGCATCAACAAAGCCAATTATCCTACTTCTACAACCCTTCCTAAAACCATAAATGACCAGAAGTTAAAGATAACGGAACTTCCGGAAAAGGACAATGGCTACGGCATTCATCTGGAAAAAGTAACCGACGAAACCGGTAATGCATTACGGTATACTGTAAACAAAACCATGATGCGTATTGATTTGCCTAAAATCCTGAAAAAAGGAGAAAAATTCACGTTAAAAATAGACTGGAATTACAACATCACCAACAGAATTAAAATGGGTGGCCGTGGTGGCTATGAAAACTTTCCTGAAGATGGAAATGATTTGTACACAATGACACAATGGTATCCAAGGATGTGTGTTTACAGTGATTTTCATGGATGGCAGAATCACCAGTTTACAGGAAGAGGAGAATTCGCCCTTGCCTTTGGAAATTTTAAAGTTTCAATGAATGTTCCTGCAGATCATGTTGTAGGAGGTACCGGAGAGTGTAAGAATTATGAACAGGTATTATCTTCAGACCAACTATCCCGATATAGAAAAGCCCAAAGCTCATCAGAGCCTGTAGAAATTGTAACGCTCGATGAAGCGAAGAAAGCAGAAAAAAACAGATCAAAACAAAGAAAAACCTGGGTTTTTGAAGCCAATAATGTAAGGGATTTCGCATGGACGTCATCCCGAAAGTTCATCTGGGATGGAATGGGCGTGGTAATACCGGAAAACAATAATAAAGTAATGGCTATGAGCTTCTATGGTAAAGAGGCTTACGGACTTTACAGAAAATTCTCTACAAAAGCTGTTGCACACACAATAAAAACTTATTCAGAATTCACGATTCCTTACCCTTATCCGGTTGCTCAGTCTGTAGAAGCGGCAAATGGTATGGAATATCCTATGATCTGTTTCAATTTTGGAAGAACTGAGAAAGATGGAACTTACTCAGAAGGAACCAAAAATGGTATGATCGGAGTAATCATCCATGAGGTAGGACACAATTTCTTTCCCATGATCATTAACTCCGATGAAAGACAGTGGACCTGGATGGACGAAGGATTGAACACCTTTACAGAATATCTTACGGAAGAAAGATGGGATAACAAGTTCCCTTCAAAACGAGGACCTGCATGGACTATTGTGGATTACATGAAACTACCAAAAGATCAGCTGGAGCCTATTATGAGTAACTCTGAAAACATTGTTCAGTTTGGCCCTAATGCCTACTCAAAACCCGCAACTGGCCTGAATATCCTTCGTGAAACCATTATGGGCAGAGAACTTTTTGATAAGGCCTATAAAACTTATGCAAAAAGATGGGCTTTTAAACACCCGGAACCTGCCGATTTCTTCAGAACAATGGAGGATGCAAGCGGAGAAGATCTGGATTGGTTC
The sequence above is drawn from the Chryseobacterium daecheongense genome and encodes:
- a CDS encoding HupE/UreJ family protein, translated to MQDFLFYLKLGWEHIISLDALDHQLFVLALIAVYSYKDLKKILILVTAFTIGHSITLALSILDIVRVPSNWVEFLIPLTIVLTALGNIIMKNKKQALDKTNYYLALFFGLIHGMGFANTARVMIAKSQSIAIPLLGFNIGLEVGQIVIVCAILILLFIALTLFKINRKDWILFISSGVFALALKMTIERIPF
- a CDS encoding M1 family metallopeptidase — its product is MRLKVTLLSVFTFAGLAAQNIQNNPGSNHGNKFEQLGTILPTPNIYRTASGSPGHGYWQNRADYNISAYLDEDKRNLKGSETITYYNNSPDDLDYIWLQLDENEASSINKANYPTSTTLPKTINDQKLKITELPEKDNGYGIHLEKVTDETGNALRYTVNKTMMRIDLPKILKKGEKFTLKIDWNYNITNRIKMGGRGGYENFPEDGNDLYTMTQWYPRMCVYSDFHGWQNHQFTGRGEFALAFGNFKVSMNVPADHVVGGTGECKNYEQVLSSDQLSRYRKAQSSSEPVEIVTLDEAKKAEKNRSKQRKTWVFEANNVRDFAWTSSRKFIWDGMGVVIPENNNKVMAMSFYGKEAYGLYRKFSTKAVAHTIKTYSEFTIPYPYPVAQSVEAANGMEYPMICFNFGRTEKDGTYSEGTKNGMIGVIIHEVGHNFFPMIINSDERQWTWMDEGLNTFTEYLTEERWDNKFPSKRGPAWTIVDYMKLPKDQLEPIMSNSENIVQFGPNAYSKPATGLNILRETIMGRELFDKAYKTYAKRWAFKHPEPADFFRTMEDASGEDLDWFWRGWFYGTDPVDIAIDKVTIATPDLDAVPAPKEVKYKVDKALVNDFEDLSKIRNREDKNITFYVDKDKEAQDFYYRYDRGQEKVDQNKEYSLTQDNDMALDKQQKEKFKNIQAYQIDFVNKGGLVMPIILEFTFEDGTKLYDKSSAQIWRLNEQKATKTYYFEKKLKSIQLDPMRETADIDTSNNFWSNDGSTSETSRFQVFKQKHEGAVRGGANGKVNPMQAAGKK
- a CDS encoding ACP phosphodiesterase; this encodes MNYLAHSFLSFTDQQIVGQFLEDFIRNKERFSFPKEIQDGITLHRAIDTFTDSHPAIHEAKKIFSPLVRLYAGAFVDVSMDHFLANDFSLNSLQGWKNHSLRVYKALNENQEWLPENFKRMLVKMETEDWLYNYREDWGIKFSIQNVLNKAQYLEKDIPVFEAFLKNKDLLQECYNNFFPDLLEHTRGINALLQIDN